TCTTTCCTCCATTTATGAACATAGCATCTCCAAAACTAAAAAATCTAAAATCATTTCGTTTCGCTTTTTCATAAGCATCAAAAATGTATTCTTTCTTAGAAAAAGCACTTACCAACATCATTAAAGTAGATTTAGGTAAATGGAAGTTAGTGATTAAGCTATCAACGATATTAAATTCAAATCCCGGATAGATAAAAATATCTGTCCAGCCACTTTCAGCTACTAGTTTTGAATTATTATTGTGCGTAACTGTTTCTAAAGTTCTTACGCTTGTAGTCCCTACCGCTATGATGTTATGTCCTTTACTTTTTTGTCGATTAATAATATCAACAGTTTCTTGACTTATTGTGTAGTATTCAGAATGCATGTGATGATCCTTAACATCATCAACTTTAACAGGTCTGAATGTTCCTAATCCTACATGTAATGTTAAGAATACTACATAAATTCCTTTTTCTTTGATTTTTTCTAAAAGTTCATTTGTAAAATGAAGACCTGCCGTAGGTGCTGCTGCACTTCCTTTGTGTTTTGAATAAACAGTTTGGTATCTTTCCTTATCATTCAATTTTTCTTTTATATATGGAGGAAGTGGCATATTACCAAGTTCATCCAATCGCTCTTCAAAAATTCCTTCATAATCGAATTTTAAAATTCTAGATCCATCTTCTGTAATGTCTACGACTTTTGCGCTTACTTTATCAGAAAATTCTATTACTTGATCTAATTTCATTTTCTTTCCAGGTTTTACCAAACATTCCCACTTATCTTCTGTTTGTTGTAGAAGTAGAACCTCAATTTTTTCTTCTTTTCCTGGTCTGTGTCCAAAAAGTCTAGCAGGAATAACTCTTGTGTTATTACATACTAAAACATCACCAGGGTTTAAATAATCTATAATATTATAAAACTTTTTTATTTCTGTATTTCCGTTAAATCTATCCATAACCATTAGCTTAGATTCATCTCTTTTATCTAATGGAGTTTGTGCGATAAATTTTTCATCTAACTCGTAATCAAAATCATCTGTATTCATCTTATAAAATCACCTCTTTCGAACTATATTAAAATGCTTATACGCTTTATCTGTGACAATTCTTCCTCTTGAAGTTCTATTGATAAATCCTATTTGCAACAAATAAGGTTCATAAACATCTTCAATAGTAATTCTTTCTTCGCCAGTGGCCGCTGCAATTGTATCAACACCAACAGGTCCACCATCAAAATTATTAATCATTGTCATTATTATTTTTCTATCAACATAATCTAGTCCACATTTGTCTACTTCTAACAAATTTAAACCACGATTACTTATTTCCTTTGTAATAGTTCCGTCTGCTCTAACTTCTGCGTAATCTCTAACTCTTTTTAATAATCTATTAGCGATTCTCGGAGTACCTCTACTTCGTCTTGCTATTTCCATAGCACCTTCTTCATCAATTCCTATTCCCAAAACTCCAGCAGATCTAGTAACTATCTTCTTCAAACTTTCTATATCATATAACTCTAAGTTTAATAGCACACCAAATCTATCGCGCAGCGGTCCTGTTAATTGACCAGACCTTGTTGTAGCACCAATAAGTGTAAATTTTTCCAAATCTATTCTTAAACTTCTTGCAGAAGGTCCTTTTCCAACTATGATATCTAAAGCATAATCTTCCATTGCAGGATACAAGATTTCTTCAACAGAACGATTAATTCTGTGGATTTCATCTATAAACAAGACATCATCTTTTTGTAAATTTGTAAGAATACTTGCTAAATCAGAAGGCTTTTCAATTGCAGGTCCACTAGTAACTCTTAGATTAACTCCCATTTCATTTGCAATAATGTGTGCTAAAGTAGTTTTACCTAATCCCGGTGGCCCATATAACAAAGCGTGATCCAATGGTTCGTTTCTATTCTTTGCAGCTTCAATAAAAATTGACAATTTCTTTTTGACTTTATCTTGACCGATATAATCGCTCATCCACTTTGGTCTTAAATTAAAGTCGATATCTTCGTCAGTTTTTGTAAAAGATGCTCCAACAATCCTATCGTTCTTATCTTCCATTTTCTCACCTACCTACTACTATCCAAGCTTTTCATAGCTTTTTTCATTATATCTTCAATTGATAATCCAGAAATATCAGTGTTTTCGATAAACGCATCTACATCATTTTTGAAATAACCAAGTTGTAACAATGCTTCTCTTGCAAATTCTGAATCACTAGATTTTTTAACTTCTTTTGTAACAGGTTTTTCTGACGGTACGAAATCTTTTTCGATTTTTTCTTTTAGCTCTAAAATTATCCTTGATGCGGTTTTTTTGCCAACGCCTGGTGCTTGTGTCAGAAGTTTAATATCGTCAGTAATAATAGCAGTCTTGCATTCATCAACTGTCATAGTTGATAGTATATTCATTGCATATTTTGGACCAATAGATGTTACATCTGTTAACAAGTTAAATAAGTCTCTTTCTTTTTGAGATGAAAATCCGTACAAAATACTTGCATCTTCTCTTTCAACAAATTCGGTATATACTTTGTATTCATCAAATGCACTGACATTATCCCTAAAAAAATCAGTTATGAATACTTTATAACCAATTTTGTTGTTTTCTAATACTATGTAATTTTCATGAACTTCTGTAATAACTCCAATAATATACGAATACATATTATCTCCTATTTCATTTCATTTAAATATTTAAATTTACTTCCAAAAATATGACACAAAGCCACAGCTACAGCATCTGCAGCATCATCAGGTTTAGGTATATCGTTAAATTTTAAAATTGTTTTGACAGTTTCTTGTACTTGCCTTTTATCCGCTCTTCCATATCCTACAACCGCTTGTTTAATTTGAAGAGGTGTATATTCGTAAAGATTTAAATTCTTATTGATACAGCTTAGAATTTCTACTCCTCTTGCTTGAGAGACCGTTATTGCTGTCTTTACGTTTTTATTGAAAAACAATTCTTCAAATGCACAATCTTCCGGTTGAAATTCATCGATAATTTTGTTCATTTCATTGTAAATAAATGATAATCTGTCAGGTAATGGTGATTTTGAACTTGTTGTGATGCAACCATATTCAAGACATTTTATTTTGTTATTATCATAATCCAATATAGAATATCCAACGATTGCTATACCAGGATCAATTCCTAAAACTCTCACTTATTATCAAATCCTATACTCAAATATATTTTAACATGTTTTAATATTATATCATAAACATTTTGACTTGTTAATTTGCCTATATGTTATAATATAATCAGTTACAAGGAGAAAAAATGAAGACAATTTTAATAACTGGTGCTAGCGGTGGTATTGGAGAAGGGATTTGTAAAATGTTAGAAAATCATCCAGAATACAG
This Finegoldia magna ATCC 53516 DNA region includes the following protein-coding sequences:
- the ruvC gene encoding crossover junction endodeoxyribonuclease RuvC; protein product: MRVLGIDPGIAIVGYSILDYDNNKIKCLEYGCITTSSKSPLPDRLSFIYNEMNKIIDEFQPEDCAFEELFFNKNVKTAITVSQARGVEILSCINKNLNLYEYTPLQIKQAVVGYGRADKRQVQETVKTILKFNDIPKPDDAADAVAVALCHIFGSKFKYLNEMK
- the queA gene encoding tRNA preQ1(34) S-adenosylmethionine ribosyltransferase-isomerase QueA is translated as MNTDDFDYELDEKFIAQTPLDKRDESKLMVMDRFNGNTEIKKFYNIIDYLNPGDVLVCNNTRVIPARLFGHRPGKEEKIEVLLLQQTEDKWECLVKPGKKMKLDQVIEFSDKVSAKVVDITEDGSRILKFDYEGIFEERLDELGNMPLPPYIKEKLNDKERYQTVYSKHKGSAAAPTAGLHFTNELLEKIKEKGIYVVFLTLHVGLGTFRPVKVDDVKDHHMHSEYYTISQETVDIINRQKSKGHNIIAVGTTSVRTLETVTHNNNSKLVAESGWTDIFIYPGFEFNIVDSLITNFHLPKSTLMMLVSAFSKKEYIFDAYEKAKRNDFRFFSFGDAMFINGGKNV
- the ruvB gene encoding Holliday junction branch migration DNA helicase RuvB — translated: MEDKNDRIVGASFTKTDEDIDFNLRPKWMSDYIGQDKVKKKLSIFIEAAKNRNEPLDHALLYGPPGLGKTTLAHIIANEMGVNLRVTSGPAIEKPSDLASILTNLQKDDVLFIDEIHRINRSVEEILYPAMEDYALDIIVGKGPSARSLRIDLEKFTLIGATTRSGQLTGPLRDRFGVLLNLELYDIESLKKIVTRSAGVLGIGIDEEGAMEIARRSRGTPRIANRLLKRVRDYAEVRADGTITKEISNRGLNLLEVDKCGLDYVDRKIIMTMINNFDGGPVGVDTIAAATGEERITIEDVYEPYLLQIGFINRTSRGRIVTDKAYKHFNIVRKR
- the ruvA gene encoding Holliday junction branch migration protein RuvA — translated: MYSYIIGVITEVHENYIVLENNKIGYKVFITDFFRDNVSAFDEYKVYTEFVEREDASILYGFSSQKERDLFNLLTDVTSIGPKYAMNILSTMTVDECKTAIITDDIKLLTQAPGVGKKTASRIILELKEKIEKDFVPSEKPVTKEVKKSSDSEFAREALLQLGYFKNDVDAFIENTDISGLSIEDIMKKAMKSLDSSR